The nucleotide sequence CTAAATCTACAAGAAAACCGTTATAACCATCTGTTATAAAAGGTGCTATTCCACAATCTCGCGAACATAATACTGGAACACGTGAGGCCATTGCCTCTAAATAGGCAATTCCAAACGTTTCTGGAGAACTAGGCATCAAAAATGCATCATAATCTTTAAGTAGGATCGGAAGTTTTTCATTTTCTATCCTGCCTTTATAGAAAACTTTGGAGTTCATTTCTAAATCCTCAATAGTTGATCGTATTGAGCTTTCCATAGGCCCAGTTCCATAAATATCAAATATAAAGACACCCTCGAAATTTGCCAATTCTTTAATTACCATATCGACATTTTTAGAAGGCAAAAGTCGAGCAACGACTAAAAACTTTAACACATCGCAATCTGATTCATCTTTACTTTCGTAATTAAAAAAAAGAGGAGAAATAGCGTGAGGAATTACATGAACTGTTTGCTCACAAATCTGACTGAATTTAGTTTTATCGTTCGTATTAAAAACTACTAATCCTTCCGAATTATTAATTTGGCTTATGGTTTTCTCTGAAAGAAATTCACCGCCGCGCTTAGTCACCAAATATGGAATATCATGATTTTTTTTAACATATGATGCAACGGCTAAATCTCCCTCTAAATTTTGAGCGTGTAATTTTGTTGTTTTGGTTGCCTTTAAAATTGTTGAGAGGCGTCTACCTTTAATCCACAGGGAAAATCGACACATTAATATGTTAAGCCATTTAACTTTCGGAAAGATCAATAATGAAAATGCATAAATATTATGACCATCATTAACAAAAGGAAATTGCCTCTCTAAATACCTATAGTCACGCCATCTTTTTTTTAATAAATTTAAAGGAAATGGAATCATAGGTATCAAAAAGAGATAGTTGAAAGAAATTTCATCATTTCTTCTCATAACATTTTTCTCAATTTTGTAAAAGATATCATTCTCATGCAAGTTTTTATCAATTAATGGCAGTCGCAAAAAACTTGTTATCACAAGAATCGATTGTTTCATAATCCTTAGTTTACAATTTATTTATTTGAGCTTGAATATTATTAGAAAGAGAGCAGTATTTTTCCAAAGGTATTACATTAATTCGTCGCAACTAGTTATTTTCTAAAGGCTATTAATTTTGAATAAAAATTTAATTTATCCGTACTCACTATCTGTTTGAAATACCTATTGAATTCTGCGGGTGTTATTATATATTCAACCAAATCGTGATTAAAATTTTATCAGGAAAATGAGGTTGAATTTTCTTATCAAAAACGAGAGTTGGGTTGATGATTCTAACATTAACCTTACAA is from Nonlabens sp. YIK11 and encodes:
- a CDS encoding glycosyltransferase, with the protein product MKQSILVITSFLRLPLIDKNLHENDIFYKIEKNVMRRNDEISFNYLFLIPMIPFPLNLLKKRWRDYRYLERQFPFVNDGHNIYAFSLLIFPKVKWLNILMCRFSLWIKGRRLSTILKATKTTKLHAQNLEGDLAVASYVKKNHDIPYLVTKRGGEFLSEKTISQINNSEGLVVFNTNDKTKFSQICEQTVHVIPHAISPLFFNYESKDESDCDVLKFLVVARLLPSKNVDMVIKELANFEGVFIFDIYGTGPMESSIRSTIEDLEMNSKVFYKGRIENEKLPILLKDYDAFLMPSSPETFGIAYLEAMASRVPVLCSRDCGIAPFITDGYNGFLVDLENPQSLNKQLKLIIDSKDKLKLIGLRAQKLAEEFSWDKVSQMYIDLYKA